In Dasypus novemcinctus isolate mDasNov1 chromosome 10, mDasNov1.1.hap2, whole genome shotgun sequence, one DNA window encodes the following:
- the RNF141 gene encoding RING finger protein 141, with the protein MKHHSFWILEKHHFIMGQQISDQTQLVLNKLPEKVAKHVTLVRESGSLTYEEFLGRVAELNDTTAKVASGQDKHLLFEVQPGSDSSAFWKMVVRVVCTKINKSSGIVEASRIMNLYQFIQLYKDITSQAADVLAQSSTSENPDENSLSATSCQASLWMGRVKQLTDEEECCICMDGRADLILPCAHSFCQKCIDKWSDRHRNCPICRLQMTGTNESWVVSEAPTEDDMANYILNMADEAGQPHRP; encoded by the exons ATGAAGCACCACTCTTTCTGGATTTTGGAAAAACATCATTTCATCATGGGACAGCAAATTTCAGATCAGACACAATTGGTTCTTAACAAGCTACCAGAAAAAGTAGCAAAACATGTCACATTGGTTCGAGAAAGTGGCTCCTTAACTTATGAAGAATTTCTTGGGAGAGTAGCTGAACTTAATGATAC AACTGCTAAGGTGGCTTCTGGCCAGGATAAACATCTGCTGTTTGAGGTACAACCTGGGTCTGATTCCTCTGCCTTTTGGAAAATGGTTGTGCGGGTGGTCTGTACCAAG atTAACAAAAGCAGTGGAATTGTGGAAGCATCACGGATCATGAATTTGTATCAGTTTATTCAGCTTTACAAAGACATCACAAGTCAAGCAGCAGATGTATTGGCACAAAGCTCCACCTCTGAAAACCCCGATGAAAACTCATTATCTGCAACATCTTGTCAGGCTAGTCTTTGGATGGGAAG GGTGAAACAACTGACTGATGAGGAGGAGTGTTGTATCTGTATGGATGGCCGAGCTGACCTCATCCTCCCTTGTGCTCACAGCTTTTGTCAGAAGTGCATTGATAAATG GAGTGATCGACACAGGAATTGCCCTATCTGTCGCCTGCAGATGACTGGAACAAATGAATCTTGGGTGGTGTCAGAGGCACCCACTGAAGATGATATGGCTAACTATATTCTTAACATGGCTGATGAGGCAGGCCAGCCCCATAGGCCGTGA